A genomic region of Metopolophium dirhodum isolate CAU chromosome 1, ASM1992520v1, whole genome shotgun sequence contains the following coding sequences:
- the LOC132932944 gene encoding KRAB-A domain-containing protein 2-like, translated as MWPELKIVHGKPRHSQSQGSVERANQDVENMLTTWMQTEKNSHWSQGLRFIQLMKNRALHSGIKMSPYEALFGCKVKVGLSTSNLPKEVVDNLENEEQLLEIF; from the coding sequence ATGTGGCCTGAACTTAAAATTGTTCACGGTAAGCCAAGGCACAGCCAAAGTCAGGGGAGTGTTGAAAGAGCGAATCAAGACGTCGAGAATATGCTTACAACATGGAtgcaaacagaaaaaaattctcattGGAGTCAAGGATTAAGATTCAttcaattaatgaaaaatagggCATTACATTCTGGGATTAAGATGTCACCATATGAGGCACTATTTGGTTGTAAGGTCAAGGTTGGGCTTAGTACATCAAATTTACCGAAAGAAGTAGTCGACAATTTAGAAAATGAAGAACAATtactagaaatattttaa
- the LOC132932945 gene encoding uncharacterized protein LOC132932945, with amino-acid sequence MENRRKAKENLENQAVKMKTWSDKKFKPAEVGATVRVPVPDVDKGRGDARNILAVVIEVTVDGYYRLGTKEGLLKSLYSRSQFSICQKNLITIDQVPRENTFALRTIATQKSTGTGQGFIKCTCKTKCQSKKCLCVKNNILCSSKCHSSSVCCNK; translated from the exons ATGGAGAATCGAAGAAAGGCTAAAGAAAATCTTGAAAATCAGGCAGTTAAAATGAAAACATGGtcagataaaaaatttaaaccggCTGAAGTAGGTGCTACAGTTAGAGTTCCAGTTCCCGATGTGGACAAAGGTCGCGGAGATGCTCGAAATATTTTAGCTGTTGTTATAGag gTAACAGTTGATGGGTATTATAGATTAGGGACTAAGGAAGGgcttttaaaatctttatattcAAGGTCTCAATTTTCAATatgccaaaaaaatttaataacaattgacCAAGTTCCAAGAGAAAATACATTTGCTTTACGCACAATTGCAACTCAAAAATCTACAGGAACTGGACAAGGTTTTATAAAATGCACATGCAAGACAAAGTGTCAATCCAAAAAATGTTTGTGcgtaaagaataatattttatgcagttCGAAATGCCATTCATCATCTGTATGctgtaataaatga